The following coding sequences lie in one Porphyromonas asaccharolytica DSM 20707 genomic window:
- a CDS encoding InlB B-repeat-containing protein translates to MRQLLLWVTALLVGGATLLAANEADAIHLELSITAAGNTLSFQKNYADNNIEINVFDASNNLIQSGDLVPAGTSLNLMATVKGGKYQLKSFHVTWIEDGTPQSEELPITAADDFYGSYLKHWTMKPYDTTISLDFEESDPNTPRDLILTIEPSENGHIELFDYDGITPIASGSPVKDGSVITVKATPDEGYKVSLLRIGDDFYSKDALHPDAETGVVTKFKTVNASMVISALFEEYKPNNVDITVITPDLETGMLIISSNGANLRPVNGILSIEKGQQITITAIPMDQYDVTYVKVGSTEYTEGHGLTINEEGIATMQLEVTESTTISALFDKKQQVEKVPITIAPCEHGALEVLQGEQLLSSGDQVDKGSSITVKAIPDEDGYETASVTIGDKVYEGDALMPNAFGIVLLENIIVSEPTTISALFRKSAVDTYKVTYSFPSEVADHITVKANGEPYLSGTDIAAGTDIVFVYTQGDSKWLVDSWIVDGNAVAETKDKALFILTVEKDTEVGVAIYNGTQSITRDSISIRLMDHGSSLMISGLEDGTPISICDTTGRTLVVSKSHSIDISTIPQGVYIVRAGDIAMKVVK, encoded by the coding sequence ATGAGACAACTACTGCTTTGGGTCACCGCACTGCTGGTGGGGGGAGCAACCCTCTTGGCAGCCAATGAAGCTGACGCAATTCATTTGGAACTAAGCATTACCGCAGCTGGCAATACACTTTCTTTCCAAAAGAACTATGCTGACAACAACATCGAGATCAACGTCTTTGATGCCAGCAACAACTTAATTCAGAGCGGAGATCTAGTACCTGCGGGGACTTCTCTCAACCTGATGGCTACCGTAAAAGGTGGCAAGTACCAACTTAAGAGTTTCCATGTCACATGGATCGAAGACGGCACCCCACAGTCGGAAGAGCTACCCATTACAGCTGCAGACGACTTCTACGGTTCTTACCTGAAGCACTGGACGATGAAGCCCTATGACACGACCATCTCCCTTGACTTTGAAGAGAGCGATCCTAATACGCCAAGAGATCTAATCCTCACGATAGAGCCCTCAGAGAATGGTCACATAGAGCTTTTTGACTACGACGGTATCACACCTATTGCGTCAGGCTCGCCTGTCAAAGACGGCTCCGTAATCACCGTCAAGGCAACTCCAGACGAAGGGTACAAAGTATCTCTCCTAAGGATCGGTGACGACTTCTATAGCAAGGACGCACTACACCCAGACGCAGAGACAGGTGTCGTGACCAAGTTCAAGACTGTCAATGCCTCGATGGTCATTAGTGCCCTCTTCGAAGAGTATAAGCCGAACAACGTAGACATAACAGTCATCACCCCAGACCTTGAAACAGGTATGCTGATCATTTCTTCAAATGGTGCGAACCTAAGACCTGTCAATGGAATCCTATCCATCGAAAAGGGGCAGCAGATCACCATAACGGCTATACCTATGGATCAGTACGACGTAACCTACGTCAAGGTAGGCAGCACAGAGTACACCGAGGGTCACGGACTAACTATTAATGAAGAGGGTATAGCTACGATGCAACTAGAGGTGACCGAGTCTACAACCATCTCCGCGCTTTTTGACAAGAAGCAACAGGTCGAAAAAGTCCCCATCACGATCGCGCCCTGCGAACATGGTGCCCTCGAAGTGCTTCAGGGAGAGCAACTCCTCTCTAGTGGAGATCAAGTGGATAAAGGAAGTAGCATAACGGTCAAAGCAATCCCTGACGAGGACGGATACGAGACCGCCTCCGTAACCATCGGTGACAAAGTCTATGAGGGCGATGCGCTAATGCCTAATGCCTTCGGAATAGTGCTACTAGAGAATATAATCGTCTCAGAGCCAACGACTATCAGCGCCCTCTTTCGCAAGAGTGCCGTAGACACCTATAAGGTTACCTACTCCTTCCCTAGTGAAGTGGCTGACCACATAACTGTAAAAGCAAATGGAGAGCCCTATCTGAGTGGTACCGACATTGCAGCCGGCACCGACATCGTATTCGTCTATACACAAGGTGACTCTAAGTGGCTTGTAGATAGTTGGATTGTAGATGGAAATGCGGTAGCAGAGACAAAAGATAAAGCTCTCTTTATCCTAACCGTAGAGAAAGACACCGAGGTCGGAGTCGCTATATACAACGGCACGCAATCCATCACACGAGACAGCATCTCTATACGTCTCATGGATCATGGATCATCACTTATGATCAGTGGACTCGAAGATGGTACTCCGATTAGCATCTGTGATACCACAGGTCGCACACTCGTGGTCTCCAAGAGTCACAGCATAGACATCAGCACGATCCCACAAGGCGTCTACATCGTGCGTGCAGGAGATATCGCTATGAAAGTTGTCAAGTAA
- a CDS encoding YceD family protein encodes MSHGGHYTIHFKGLPQGVSTEDFVADSAFLESRPTFDLSGGPVACAIRIDRVGDTFDLQLTLSGSVETHCDRCLAPLEMRVDMTQHLVVKLGNQYEEVSDEEIIVPHHSPSLDCADLIYDLIVLSLPISRMHPDGACAEDMQAILDDLDPTAEGEKDGRWAKLDALRDSLQQEKDK; translated from the coding sequence ATGTCTCACGGAGGTCACTATACGATACATTTCAAGGGATTGCCACAAGGCGTCTCGACCGAAGACTTTGTTGCGGACTCAGCTTTTCTAGAGTCACGTCCTACGTTTGACCTCAGCGGAGGTCCCGTGGCATGCGCCATTCGCATAGATCGTGTCGGAGACACTTTCGACCTTCAGCTGACGCTCTCGGGCTCAGTGGAGACGCATTGTGATCGATGCTTAGCACCCCTAGAGATGCGCGTTGATATGACTCAGCATCTTGTCGTCAAGCTGGGCAACCAGTACGAGGAGGTGAGCGATGAGGAGATTATCGTACCGCATCACAGCCCCTCGCTCGACTGCGCTGACCTGATCTACGATCTGATCGTGCTCTCACTCCCCATCAGCCGGATGCATCCCGATGGAGCGTGTGCAGAGGATATGCAGGCCATCCTAGATGATCTCGATCCCACCGCAGAGGGCGAAAAGGATGGTCGCTGGGCTAAGCTCGATGCGCTACGTGACTCACTACAACAAGAGAAGGATAAATAA
- the rpmF gene encoding 50S ribosomal protein L32 encodes MAHPKRRQSKMRTAKRRTHDKAATPTLAKCSNCGAWHVYHTICPECGYYRGQLAIEQEEA; translated from the coding sequence ATGGCACATCCCAAAAGACGGCAGTCCAAGATGCGCACTGCCAAGCGTAGAACGCACGACAAAGCAGCAACCCCCACACTAGCTAAGTGTAGCAACTGTGGAGCATGGCACGTATATCACACCATCTGTCCTGAGTGTGGTTACTACCGTGGACAACTAGCTATCGAGCAGGAGGAGGCATAA
- the rbr gene encoding rubrerythrin: MSKKSIKGTRTEQNLLKSFAGESQARNRYTYFASVAKDEGYRQIEAIFQETADQEKEHAKRFFKFLEGGDLEITASYPAGVIGTTAENLKAAAAGEHCEAEELYPEFADIAEEEGFKEIAAVYRNVAKAEHEHEMRYLKLLERVEAGKFFERDEEIYWQCRNCGFVVKAKKAPAKCPACDHPQEFFEPMRDNY, translated from the coding sequence ATGAGTAAGAAATCAATCAAAGGTACACGTACCGAGCAGAACCTCCTGAAGTCATTCGCAGGAGAGTCACAAGCTAGGAATCGCTATACATACTTCGCTAGCGTAGCGAAGGATGAAGGCTATCGTCAGATCGAGGCTATCTTCCAGGAGACTGCTGATCAGGAAAAGGAGCACGCTAAGCGTTTCTTCAAGTTTCTCGAGGGTGGTGATCTAGAGATCACTGCTTCTTATCCTGCTGGTGTCATCGGCACCACAGCTGAGAATCTAAAGGCTGCCGCTGCTGGTGAGCACTGCGAGGCTGAGGAGCTCTATCCTGAGTTCGCCGACATCGCTGAGGAGGAGGGCTTCAAGGAGATTGCAGCCGTCTATCGCAACGTAGCTAAGGCTGAGCATGAGCATGAGATGCGCTACCTCAAGCTCCTAGAGCGTGTCGAGGCTGGCAAGTTCTTCGAGCGTGACGAGGAGATCTACTGGCAGTGCCGCAACTGTGGCTTCGTCGTTAAGGCTAAGAAGGCACCCGCTAAGTGCCCAGCTTGCGATCACCCACAGGAGTTCTTCGAGCCAATGCGCGACAACTACTAA
- a CDS encoding glycosyltransferase, whose protein sequence is MRPHRILLLTDLLPPQFAPRITALLQRLPERDWQVDVVSEEIRGDHLGSHGSVERLSSLPAHRLERVTLAPTRGRSLYALADALWQVKSRLFVRHLRRHYDLTQYALIVGMSYRTFPLPAAARLARQTGLPAIMDCRDIVEEYTPEGFLPAPLPRWLPLRKEAYRWLRRQFIKARTKALRAATAITTVSEWHRDQLQQLHPDQQVFCIPNGYDERLFVASPEVAPQLPLRIVYTGRLLSLDMRDPTLLLEALQESALSRWVRRGAVEVHWYCDNASQQLLESLLGRYSDEVRTCQHFHAMVPYAEVPKLLAQADILLLLGRREQPEGPHGMVTTKLFEAMAMHRPILMVESDESVVAQILRAHAGSLAATDVAQVVQFVAHHLERLERGEVLPVDTFTDHYQQYTRAAMAEAFAQLFGTLV, encoded by the coding sequence ATGCGCCCTCATCGTATCCTGCTACTGACTGACTTGCTGCCCCCGCAGTTTGCGCCCCGTATCACGGCACTCCTGCAGCGGCTCCCCGAGCGTGACTGGCAGGTCGATGTGGTGAGCGAGGAGATACGAGGGGATCACCTAGGCTCTCACGGCTCTGTGGAGCGTCTGAGTAGCTTGCCCGCGCATCGTCTAGAACGTGTGACACTAGCGCCTACGAGGGGCAGGTCTCTCTATGCGCTTGCTGATGCCCTATGGCAGGTGAAGAGCAGGCTCTTCGTACGTCACTTGCGACGACATTACGACTTGACACAGTACGCACTGATCGTGGGAATGAGTTATCGTACCTTCCCGCTACCAGCGGCAGCTCGCTTGGCACGGCAGACGGGGCTCCCCGCCATCATGGACTGTCGAGACATCGTCGAGGAGTATACGCCTGAGGGCTTTCTACCAGCACCGCTACCTCGTTGGTTACCTCTGCGTAAAGAGGCTTATCGTTGGCTGCGAAGACAATTTATCAAAGCTCGTACAAAGGCTCTGAGGGCAGCCACAGCCATCACGACTGTCTCTGAGTGGCATCGTGACCAGTTGCAGCAGTTGCACCCGGACCAGCAGGTCTTCTGTATCCCGAATGGTTATGACGAGAGACTCTTTGTCGCATCGCCTGAGGTGGCTCCTCAATTGCCTCTGCGCATTGTTTATACAGGACGACTACTCTCTCTAGATATGCGCGACCCGACGCTGCTCCTAGAGGCGCTGCAAGAGAGTGCGCTGAGTAGGTGGGTGCGTCGTGGCGCTGTCGAGGTTCACTGGTACTGTGACAACGCTTCGCAGCAACTTCTAGAAAGCCTCCTGGGGCGTTATAGCGATGAGGTGCGAACCTGTCAACACTTTCACGCGATGGTGCCTTATGCTGAGGTGCCTAAGCTGCTGGCTCAGGCAGACATACTCCTCCTCTTAGGACGTCGTGAGCAGCCCGAGGGTCCTCACGGGATGGTTACGACGAAGCTCTTTGAGGCGATGGCTATGCATCGACCGATCCTGATGGTGGAGAGCGACGAAAGCGTTGTAGCTCAGATCCTCAGAGCGCATGCGGGATCGCTTGCTGCTACTGATGTGGCGCAGGTCGTGCAGTTTGTCGCTCACCACTTGGAGCGTCTAGAGCGTGGCGAGGTGCTACCGGTAGATACCTTTACCGACCACTACCAGCAGTACACACGTGCAGCGATGGCGGAGGCTTTTGCGCAGCTCTTCGGCACACTTGTATGA
- a CDS encoding polysaccharide deacetylase family protein encodes MRHDEASEYILSFLLGDAIPLDISGKIRISRHTQVQRSPDYVAYCRPEEAEPYHRVVIVPSGFFDYDQYGRAESMPALPLAEWHGMPLLFGEPREEYLDTPYGRRLVIYADLVASSFFLLSRYEEIYYRRRRDEHGRFPGRESLPYRAGFLERPLVDEYAAELRRLMSEIGLAVQPMVPGFSSISLTHDLDQPYYSSGVRGFLRLLLKERLSLRAAYHNTFSRASEDLFFSYSRFLDWNVETQRKCAALVRTIFFIKTPSPHPLDKPNYTLRNRKIAAIMRLARRRKVEFGLHLNLYCSEHPEAVEAAKVELEKELGQSVIYSRHHYLAVREPEDYNALLGAGIYHDYSMGYADVAGFRLGTSRPVRFINPQSMEVTDLILHPLTVMDYTLHDEKYMHLDYAEAERVAVAMINQTHKYHGEVTLLFHNENLLLDDPHIYHTRLYRTLLRQIIKLSPAPDIVGL; translated from the coding sequence ATGCGACACGACGAGGCGTCAGAATATATCTTATCTTTCCTACTTGGGGATGCGATCCCGCTCGATATCTCGGGCAAGATCCGCATCTCGCGACACACTCAGGTGCAGCGCTCACCAGACTACGTCGCCTACTGCCGTCCTGAGGAAGCGGAGCCATATCATCGTGTGGTGATCGTGCCATCGGGCTTTTTTGACTATGATCAGTATGGTCGTGCTGAGTCGATGCCGGCGTTGCCGCTGGCAGAGTGGCATGGGATGCCTCTGCTCTTTGGAGAGCCTCGTGAGGAGTATCTAGACACACCTTATGGTAGGCGGCTGGTAATCTATGCTGATCTAGTGGCAAGTAGCTTCTTCCTACTATCACGCTACGAGGAGATATACTATCGTAGGCGGCGAGATGAGCATGGTCGCTTCCCTGGACGGGAGTCGCTGCCCTATCGGGCCGGCTTTTTGGAGCGTCCGCTGGTAGATGAGTATGCTGCGGAGCTACGACGACTAATGAGCGAGATAGGTCTGGCGGTGCAGCCGATGGTACCTGGATTTAGCTCGATCTCTCTGACACATGATCTAGATCAACCGTACTACAGCTCGGGTGTGCGGGGATTCCTGCGCTTGCTCCTCAAGGAGCGTCTCTCTCTACGAGCTGCCTATCACAATACATTCTCACGAGCTAGTGAGGATCTCTTCTTTAGCTATAGTCGCTTCCTCGATTGGAATGTGGAGACACAGCGTAAGTGTGCTGCACTCGTGCGTACGATCTTCTTTATCAAGACTCCCAGCCCGCATCCCCTAGACAAGCCTAACTATACGCTGCGTAATCGTAAGATAGCGGCTATCATGCGCCTGGCGCGAAGGCGTAAGGTGGAGTTTGGGCTGCACCTGAACCTCTACTGCTCTGAGCATCCTGAGGCAGTGGAGGCTGCTAAGGTAGAGCTAGAGAAAGAACTGGGCCAGTCAGTCATCTACTCTCGCCATCACTACCTAGCGGTGCGTGAGCCTGAGGACTACAATGCGCTCCTCGGGGCTGGTATCTATCATGATTACTCTATGGGGTATGCAGATGTGGCCGGCTTTAGGCTAGGTACCTCACGACCCGTACGCTTTATCAATCCGCAAAGCATGGAGGTTACGGACCTGATCCTGCATCCGCTTACGGTGATGGACTACACGCTACACGATGAGAAGTATATGCACCTAGACTACGCAGAGGCTGAGCGTGTCGCTGTGGCAATGATCAATCAGACGCACAAGTATCATGGAGAGGTGACGCTACTCTTTCACAATGAGAATCTGCTGCTAGACGATCCGCACATTTACCACACACGCCTATACCGAACTTTGCTGCGCCAGATCATCAAGCTTTCGCCCGCACCTGACATCGTAGGGTTATAG
- a CDS encoding GNAT family N-acetyltransferase has protein sequence MSSSVGRLLLSGEQYTRWCAETPSLPLYVQPWWLLAASGREEMSVLATIGTKEGAPMLMWPLFMPTRRHLIVPPGCQSAGPLSDRSGTVGGHSFDRDRYIAHLAAMRALGEALPSSLRYIEAHLPLDYWDWLPYETPAGVWRSSVAYTHLLDLTLSSPQELYNNLIRRKIRRATTLGLQELWSDETNVTICVEMLLKLCRKSLQRSGGDRLCASSLRRLMTAAVARRQGTVLLLLSPHTDEPVAGAFVAHHAGTAYYIAGGQVRTPEGEDAMALLLDRLISWSQETGCHTFDFEGSMQRGIAFFFRSFGAVPHPYLRLQAGRQTLTMRLQLRRYYLQHLY, from the coding sequence GTGAGTTCCTCCGTTGGTCGTCTCTTGCTCTCGGGTGAGCAGTACACTCGATGGTGTGCTGAGACACCCTCGCTACCGCTCTATGTGCAGCCCTGGTGGCTCCTAGCAGCATCTGGGAGGGAGGAAATGTCTGTACTCGCTACGATAGGGACTAAGGAGGGTGCTCCGATGCTTATGTGGCCACTCTTTATGCCTACACGACGCCACCTGATTGTGCCCCCTGGCTGTCAGTCTGCTGGTCCTCTAAGTGATCGCTCGGGGACGGTGGGAGGTCATTCTTTCGATCGGGATCGATACATTGCTCATCTAGCAGCTATGCGAGCGCTGGGTGAGGCACTACCTTCATCGCTACGCTATATAGAGGCGCACCTACCGCTGGACTACTGGGACTGGCTCCCGTATGAAACGCCGGCGGGTGTATGGCGCAGCTCGGTCGCCTATACCCATCTTCTAGACTTGACGCTAAGCTCGCCTCAAGAGCTGTACAATAACTTGATCCGACGGAAAATTCGCCGCGCCACCACCTTAGGTCTGCAAGAGCTCTGGAGTGATGAAACGAATGTGACAATCTGTGTGGAGATGCTGCTGAAGCTCTGCCGTAAGAGTCTGCAGCGCAGCGGAGGAGATCGTCTCTGTGCCTCCTCGCTGAGACGACTCATGACGGCTGCTGTGGCGCGTCGACAGGGTACCGTCTTGCTCCTGCTCTCGCCACATACGGACGAGCCTGTGGCAGGGGCCTTCGTGGCGCATCATGCTGGCACCGCATACTACATTGCGGGAGGACAGGTGAGAACGCCTGAGGGTGAGGATGCGATGGCTCTACTACTGGATAGACTCATCTCGTGGAGCCAAGAGACGGGGTGTCATACCTTTGACTTTGAGGGGTCTATGCAGCGTGGCATTGCTTTTTTCTTTCGCAGCTTTGGAGCTGTACCACACCCCTACCTGCGTCTACAGGCAGGGCGACAGACGCTCACTATGCGTCTGCAGCTGCGTCGGTACTATCTACAGCATCTCTACTGA
- a CDS encoding A1S_2505 family phage non-structural protein, whose product MTARQLPNGWQQLSDRSDSQYTPECISVLQENEIFIFGSNLLGRHMGGAARTAHRVFNAEMGVFEGLTGQAYALPTLDKDMHPVTPEALRASFHRLLLFVLDHSKLTFYLTEVGCGIAGWPIEDVRDLLWKAVRELSEEAYELRAMPTNLLIPKRFSKS is encoded by the coding sequence ATGACAGCTCGACAACTCCCTAATGGTTGGCAGCAGCTCTCCGATCGCTCTGACAGTCAGTATACGCCAGAGTGTATCTCTGTGCTCCAAGAGAACGAGATATTTATCTTCGGCAGTAATCTGCTAGGACGTCACATGGGAGGTGCTGCACGGACTGCACACCGAGTCTTTAACGCAGAGATGGGTGTCTTCGAGGGCTTGACGGGGCAGGCTTATGCTTTGCCGACGCTGGACAAGGATATGCATCCGGTGACACCAGAGGCGCTGCGTGCGAGCTTCCATCGTTTGCTTCTCTTTGTCTTAGATCATTCGAAGCTCACCTTTTACCTCACAGAGGTGGGGTGCGGTATCGCCGGGTGGCCTATTGAAGATGTGAGAGACTTGCTGTGGAAAGCTGTACGTGAACTCTCTGAGGAGGCTTACGAGCTGCGAGCTATGCCAACTAATCTCTTGATCCCAAAGCGGTTTAGTAAGTCGTGA
- the recA gene encoding recombinase RecA: MAKKNEKTVVTPPITDTAAKMKALETTMGRIQKQFGKGAIMNMADDAVEDVSVIPSGSLTLDIALGVGGYPRGRIIEIFGPESSGKTTLAIHAIAEAQKLGGIAAIIDAEHAFDPTYAQALGVDISRLWISQPDDGEQALDIAEQLIRSSAVDILVVDSVAALTPKAEIEGEMGDTQVGLHARLMSRAMRKITAAVSRSKTCCIFINQLRMKISSGYSPTGPSEVTTGGNALKFYSSVRLDIRAYKQIKKGDDVVGKVTSVRVVKNKVAPPFRRAEFDILFGQGINRVGEIIDAATDMGILKKSGSWYSYQGNNIGQGRDAVKELLDDNPELADEVAQQVMDQLAHEGKLHLSQETSEGEEGEDLDTTDQLVDEDFEI; encoded by the coding sequence ATGGCAAAGAAAAACGAGAAGACTGTCGTCACTCCACCGATCACAGACACTGCGGCAAAGATGAAGGCGCTGGAGACTACGATGGGACGCATACAGAAGCAGTTTGGCAAGGGTGCTATCATGAATATGGCAGATGATGCCGTGGAGGATGTGAGTGTGATCCCCTCGGGGAGCTTGACGCTCGACATAGCCCTCGGTGTCGGGGGCTATCCTCGTGGGCGTATCATAGAGATCTTTGGTCCGGAGTCTTCGGGTAAGACGACGCTGGCTATCCACGCTATTGCCGAGGCGCAGAAGCTGGGCGGTATTGCTGCGATCATCGATGCGGAGCATGCTTTTGATCCGACTTATGCACAGGCTCTGGGGGTAGACATTAGTCGTCTGTGGATCTCTCAGCCTGATGATGGTGAGCAGGCGCTCGACATTGCCGAGCAGCTGATTCGCTCGTCGGCGGTTGACATCCTCGTAGTGGATTCGGTAGCTGCTCTGACTCCCAAGGCGGAGATAGAGGGTGAGATGGGAGATACGCAGGTGGGTCTGCATGCACGTCTCATGTCTCGTGCTATGCGCAAGATCACAGCTGCGGTGAGTCGCTCTAAGACTTGCTGTATCTTCATCAACCAGCTACGTATGAAGATCAGTAGCGGCTATAGTCCTACGGGACCTAGCGAAGTGACGACGGGTGGTAATGCGCTGAAGTTTTACTCCTCTGTGCGTCTAGACATACGCGCTTACAAGCAGATCAAGAAGGGCGACGACGTGGTCGGTAAGGTGACGAGCGTACGTGTCGTCAAGAACAAGGTGGCTCCACCCTTCCGTCGTGCTGAGTTTGACATACTCTTCGGTCAGGGCATCAATCGTGTAGGCGAGATTATCGATGCTGCTACCGATATGGGTATCCTCAAGAAGAGTGGCTCGTGGTACTCCTACCAGGGAAATAACATCGGCCAAGGTCGTGATGCGGTCAAGGAGCTGCTCGATGACAACCCTGAGCTGGCAGATGAAGTGGCGCAGCAGGTGATGGATCAGCTAGCTCATGAGGGTAAGCTACATCTCTCTCAAGAGACCTCTGAGGGCGAGGAGGGCGAAGATCTAGACACGACAGATCAGCTGGTCGACGAGGACTTTGAGATATAA